In one window of Canis lupus baileyi chromosome 10, mCanLup2.hap1, whole genome shotgun sequence DNA:
- the CLTA gene encoding clathrin light chain A isoform X2 translates to MAELDPFGAPASAPGGPALGNGVAGAGEEDPAAAFLAQQESEIAGIENDEAFAILDGGAPGPQPHGEPPGVPDAVDGVMNGEYYQESNGPTDSYAAISQVDRLQSEPESIRKWREEQTERLEALDANSRKQEAEWKEKAIKELEEWYARQDEQLQKTKANNSTNINHPCYSLEQAAEEAFVNDIDESSPGTEWERVARLCDFNPKSSKQAKDVSRMRSVLISLKQAPLVH, encoded by the exons ATGGCTGAACTAGATCCGTTCGGCGCTCCCGCCAGCGCTCCTGGCGGCCCCGCGCTGGGGAACGGGGTGGCCGGTGCCGGCGAAGAAGACCCGGCCGCGGCCTTCTTGGCGCAGCAGGAGAGCGAGATTGCGGGCATCGAGAACGACGAGGCCTTCGCCATCCTGGACGGCGGTGCCCCCGGACCCCAGCCGCACGGCGAGCCGCCGGGGGTTCCGG ATGCTGTGGATGGAGTGATGAATGGCGAGTACTACCAG GAGAGTAATGGTCCAACAGACAGTTACGCAGCTATTTCACAAGTGGATCGATTGCAGTCAGAGCCTGAAAGTATCCGTAAATGGAGAGAAGAGCAAACGGAACGCTTGGAAGCCCTTG aTGCCAATTCTCGGAAGCAAGAAGCAGAGTGGAAAGAAAAAGCcataaaggagctagaagaaTGGTATGCGAGGCAGGACGAGCAgctacagaaaacaaaagcaaacaacag CACAAACATAAACCATCCTTGCTACAGCCTAGAACA GGCAGCAGAAGAAGCCTTTGTAAACGACATAGACGAGTCGTCCCCAGGCACTGAGTGGGAACGGGTGGCCCGGCTGTGTGACTTTAACCCCAAGTCCAGCAAGCAGGCCAAAGATGTCTCCCGCATGCGCTCTGTCCTCATCTCCCTCAAGCAGGCCCCCTTGGTGCACTGA
- the CLTA gene encoding clathrin light chain A isoform X4, with translation MAELDPFGAPASAPGGPALGNGVAGAGEEDPAAAFLAQQESEIAGIENDEAFAILDGGAPGPQPHGEPPGVPDAVDGVMNGEYYQESNGPTDSYAAISQVDRLQSEPESIRKWREEQTERLEALDANSRKQEAEWKEKAIKELEEWYARQDEQLQKTKANNRVADEAFYKQPFADVIGYVTNINHPCYSLEQAAEEAFVNDIDESSPGTEWERVARLCDFNPKSSKQAKDVSRMRSVLISLKQAPLVH, from the exons ATGGCTGAACTAGATCCGTTCGGCGCTCCCGCCAGCGCTCCTGGCGGCCCCGCGCTGGGGAACGGGGTGGCCGGTGCCGGCGAAGAAGACCCGGCCGCGGCCTTCTTGGCGCAGCAGGAGAGCGAGATTGCGGGCATCGAGAACGACGAGGCCTTCGCCATCCTGGACGGCGGTGCCCCCGGACCCCAGCCGCACGGCGAGCCGCCGGGGGTTCCGG ATGCTGTGGATGGAGTGATGAATGGCGAGTACTACCAG GAGAGTAATGGTCCAACAGACAGTTACGCAGCTATTTCACAAGTGGATCGATTGCAGTCAGAGCCTGAAAGTATCCGTAAATGGAGAGAAGAGCAAACGGAACGCTTGGAAGCCCTTG aTGCCAATTCTCGGAAGCAAGAAGCAGAGTGGAAAGAAAAAGCcataaaggagctagaagaaTGGTATGCGAGGCAGGACGAGCAgctacagaaaacaaaagcaaacaacag GGTGGCAGATGAAGCTTTCTACAAACAACCCTTCGCTGACGTGATTGGTTATGT CACAAACATAAACCATCCTTGCTACAGCCTAGAACA GGCAGCAGAAGAAGCCTTTGTAAACGACATAGACGAGTCGTCCCCAGGCACTGAGTGGGAACGGGTGGCCCGGCTGTGTGACTTTAACCCCAAGTCCAGCAAGCAGGCCAAAGATGTCTCCCGCATGCGCTCTGTCCTCATCTCCCTCAAGCAGGCCCCCTTGGTGCACTGA
- the CLTA gene encoding clathrin light chain A isoform X1 — protein sequence MAELDPFGAPASAPGGPALGNGVAGAGEEDPAAAFLAQQESEIAGIENDEAFAILDGGAPGPQPHGEPPGVPDAVDGVMNGEYYQESNGPTDSYAAISQVDRLQSEPESIRKWREEQTERLEALDANSRKQEAEWKEKAIKELEEWYARQDEQLQKTKANNRVADEAFYKQPFADVIGYVAAEEAFVNDIDESSPGTEWERVARLCDFNPKSSKQAKDVSRMRSVLISLKQAPLVH from the exons ATGGCTGAACTAGATCCGTTCGGCGCTCCCGCCAGCGCTCCTGGCGGCCCCGCGCTGGGGAACGGGGTGGCCGGTGCCGGCGAAGAAGACCCGGCCGCGGCCTTCTTGGCGCAGCAGGAGAGCGAGATTGCGGGCATCGAGAACGACGAGGCCTTCGCCATCCTGGACGGCGGTGCCCCCGGACCCCAGCCGCACGGCGAGCCGCCGGGGGTTCCGG ATGCTGTGGATGGAGTGATGAATGGCGAGTACTACCAG GAGAGTAATGGTCCAACAGACAGTTACGCAGCTATTTCACAAGTGGATCGATTGCAGTCAGAGCCTGAAAGTATCCGTAAATGGAGAGAAGAGCAAACGGAACGCTTGGAAGCCCTTG aTGCCAATTCTCGGAAGCAAGAAGCAGAGTGGAAAGAAAAAGCcataaaggagctagaagaaTGGTATGCGAGGCAGGACGAGCAgctacagaaaacaaaagcaaacaacag GGTGGCAGATGAAGCTTTCTACAAACAACCCTTCGCTGACGTGATTGGTTATGT GGCAGCAGAAGAAGCCTTTGTAAACGACATAGACGAGTCGTCCCCAGGCACTGAGTGGGAACGGGTGGCCCGGCTGTGTGACTTTAACCCCAAGTCCAGCAAGCAGGCCAAAGATGTCTCCCGCATGCGCTCTGTCCTCATCTCCCTCAAGCAGGCCCCCTTGGTGCACTGA
- the CLTA gene encoding clathrin light chain A isoform X3, which translates to MAELDPFGAPASAPGGPALGNGVAGAGEEDPAAAFLAQQESEIAGIENDEAFAILDGGAPGPQPHGEPPGVPDAVDGVMNGEYYQESNGPTDSYAAISQVDRLQSEPESIRKWREEQTERLEALDANSRKQEAEWKEKAIKELEEWYARQDEQLQKTKANNRAAEEAFVNDIDESSPGTEWERVARLCDFNPKSSKQAKDVSRMRSVLISLKQAPLVH; encoded by the exons ATGGCTGAACTAGATCCGTTCGGCGCTCCCGCCAGCGCTCCTGGCGGCCCCGCGCTGGGGAACGGGGTGGCCGGTGCCGGCGAAGAAGACCCGGCCGCGGCCTTCTTGGCGCAGCAGGAGAGCGAGATTGCGGGCATCGAGAACGACGAGGCCTTCGCCATCCTGGACGGCGGTGCCCCCGGACCCCAGCCGCACGGCGAGCCGCCGGGGGTTCCGG ATGCTGTGGATGGAGTGATGAATGGCGAGTACTACCAG GAGAGTAATGGTCCAACAGACAGTTACGCAGCTATTTCACAAGTGGATCGATTGCAGTCAGAGCCTGAAAGTATCCGTAAATGGAGAGAAGAGCAAACGGAACGCTTGGAAGCCCTTG aTGCCAATTCTCGGAAGCAAGAAGCAGAGTGGAAAGAAAAAGCcataaaggagctagaagaaTGGTATGCGAGGCAGGACGAGCAgctacagaaaacaaaagcaaacaacag GGCAGCAGAAGAAGCCTTTGTAAACGACATAGACGAGTCGTCCCCAGGCACTGAGTGGGAACGGGTGGCCCGGCTGTGTGACTTTAACCCCAAGTCCAGCAAGCAGGCCAAAGATGTCTCCCGCATGCGCTCTGTCCTCATCTCCCTCAAGCAGGCCCCCTTGGTGCACTGA